One window from the genome of Calonectris borealis chromosome 24, bCalBor7.hap1.2, whole genome shotgun sequence encodes:
- the APLP2 gene encoding amyloid beta precursor like protein 2 isoform X6: MGSALRFPLLLLLGLAGPAATLAGYIEALAANAGTGFAVAEPQIAMFCGKLNMHVNIQTGKWEPDTSGTKSCFGRKEEILQYCQEMYPDLQITNVVEANQPVSIDSWCKRGKKQCKDHTHIVVPYKCLVGEFVSDVLLVPEECRFFHKERMDVCESHQHWHTVAKEACLTEGMILHSYGMLLPCGVDQFHGTEYVCCPQTKVVDEALSKEEEDEDEDEDYDLYKSEFPTEAGVEDFTGTAVEEDEDEDDEGEEEEDVVEDRDYYYDSYKVDDYNEETPTEPSNDKAVSEKEVGSDMKLPTDDVDVYFETPADDNEHARFQKAKEQLEVRHHNRMDRVKKEWEEAEHQAVNLPKAERQTLIQHFQAMVKSLEKEAASEKQQLVETHLARVEAMLNDRRRIALENYLAALQADPPRPHRILQALKRYVRAENKDRLHTIRHYQHVLAVDPEKAAQMKSQVMTHLHVIEERMNQSLSLLYKVPYVAEEIQDEIDELLQEQRADMDQFTSSISESQVDVRVSSEESEEIPLEGKPFRPFQVKTFPALPESEGSGMTELDGLIGAEEKVINSKNKVDENVVIDETLDVKEMIFNAERVGGLVDEPDNDNSLRDDFSFSSSALIGLLVIAVAIATVIVISLVMLRKRQYGTISHGIVEVDPMLTPEERHLSKMQNHGYENPTYKYLEQMQI; encoded by the exons GCGCTCGCAGCCAATGCTGGGACAGGGTTTGCGGTGGCAGAGCCTCAAATTGCCATGTTCTGCGGGAAGCTAAATATGCATGTGAATATCCAGACTGGGAAATGGGAACCTGACACTTCCGGGACCAAGAGCTGCtttggaagaaaggaagagattcTGCAGTACTGCCAGGAG ATGTATCCAGACCTTCAGATTACGAACGTCGTGGAAGCCAATCAACCTGTCAGCATCGACAGCTGGTGcaagagagggaagaaacagTGCAAGGACCACACTCACATTGTCGTGCCCTACAAGTGCCTGG tgggTGAGTTTGTAAGCGATGTCCTGCTGGTTCCAGAGGAGTGCCGATTCTTCCACAAGGAGCGGATGGATGTGTGTGAAAGCCATCAGCACTGGCACACTGTGGCAAAAGAG GCCTGTCTGACAGAAGGGATGATCCTGCACAGTTACGGCATGCTGCTGCCCTGTGGAGTAGACCAGTTCCACGGAACAGAGTATGTCTGTTGTCCTCAGACAAAGGTGGTGGATGAGGCTCTGTCCAAAGAGGAAGAGGACGAAGACGAGGATGAAGACTATGACCTTTATAAAAG TGAGTTCCCTACAGAGGCAGGTGTAGAAGACTTCACAGGAACAGCTgtggaggaagatgaggatgaagatgatgaaggggaagaggaggaggacgtggTGGAAGACCGTGATTACTATTACGATAGCTACAAAGTTGACGATTACAACGAAGAGACCCCCACAGAGCCTAGCAACGACAAGGCTGTTTCCGAAAAAGAAGTCGGCAGCGACATGAAAT TGCCAACTGATGATGTGGATGTCTACTTTGAAACCCCAGCTGATGACAACGAACATGCCCGCTTCCAGAAGGCGAAGGAGCAGCTGGAGGTCAGACACCACAACCGCATGGACCGG GTGAAAAAGGAATGGGAGGAAGCAGAACACCAAGCCGTAAATCTCCCCAAGGCAGAAAGGCAGACTCTCATTCAG CATTTCCAGGCAATGGTGAAATctctggagaaagaagcagcaagtgagaagcagcagcttgtgGAAACTCACCTGGCTCGTGTGGAAGCCATGTTGAATGACCGCCGTCGGATCGCTCTGGAGaactacctggctgccctgcaggCCGACCCGCCGCGG CCCCACCGCATCCTGCAAGCTCTGAAGCGCTATGTTCGTGCTGAGAACAAGGACCGTCTGCACACCATCCGCCATTACCAGCACGTCCTGGCAGTTGACCCAGAAAAGGCTGCACAGATGAAATCTCAG GTGATGACACATCTCCATGTGATTGAGGAGCGGATGAATCAAAGCTTGTCTCTGCTCTACAAGGTGCCATATGTGGCTGAAGAAATCCAGGACGAGATTG ATGAGCTGCTTCAGGAGCAACGTGCGGACATGGATCAGTTCACATCCTCCATTTCTGAATCCCAGGTGGATGTCAGAGTGAGCTCTGAGGAGAGCGAAGAAATTCCCCTGGAGGGCAAACCTTTCCGTCCGTTCCAGGTGAAAACCTTCCCAGCCTTGCCTGAAAGCGAAG GTTCTGGCATGACTGAGTTGGACGGCCTGATCGGCGCTGAAGAAAAAGTGATTAACAGCAAGAACAAAGTGGATGAAAATGTG GTAATTGATGAAACCCTTGATGTGAAGGAAATGATTTTCAATGCGGAGCGTGTCGGTGGGCTGGTGGATGAGCCG GATAATGACAACTCCCTTCGCGATGACTTCAGTTTCAGCAGCAGCGCCCTTATTGGTCTGTTGGTGATTGCTGTTGCCATAGCTACTGTTATAGTCATCAGCTTGGTGATGCTGAGGAAGAGGCAGTATGGGACCATCAGCCATGGAATTGTGGAG GTTGACCCGATGCTTACCCCAGAAGAGCGGCATCTGAGCAAGATGCAAAACCACGGCTACGAGAACCCCACTTACAAATACCTGGAGCAGATGCAGATATAA
- the APLP2 gene encoding amyloid beta precursor like protein 2 isoform X3, with product MGSALRFPLLLLLGLAGPAATLAGYIEALAANAGTGFAVAEPQIAMFCGKLNMHVNIQTGKWEPDTSGTKSCFGRKEEILQYCQEMYPDLQITNVVEANQPVSIDSWCKRGKKQCKDHTHIVVPYKCLVGEFVSDVLLVPEECRFFHKERMDVCESHQHWHTVAKEACLTEGMILHSYGMLLPCGVDQFHGTEYVCCPQTKVVDEALSKEEEDEDEDEDYDLYKSEFPTEAGVEDFTGTAVEEDEDEDDEGEEEEDVVEDRDYYYDSYKVDDYNEETPTEPSNDKAVSEKEVGSDMKSVCSQEAMTGPCRAVMPRWYFDPNKRKCIRFIYGGCGGNRNNFESEEYCMAVCKKMMPTDDVDVYFETPADDNEHARFQKAKEQLEVRHHNRMDRVKKEWEEAEHQAVNLPKAERQTLIQHFQAMVKSLEKEAASEKQQLVETHLARVEAMLNDRRRIALENYLAALQADPPRPHRILQALKRYVRAENKDRLHTIRHYQHVLAVDPEKAAQMKSQVMTHLHVIEERMNQSLSLLYKVPYVAEEIQDEIDELLQEQRADMDQFTSSISESQVDVRVSSEESEEIPLEGKPFRPFQVKTFPALPESEGSGMTELDGLIGAEEKVINSKNKVDENVIDETLDVKEMIFNAERVGGLVDEPDNDNSLRDDFSFSSSALIGLLVIAVAIATVIVISLVMLRKRQYGTISHGIVEVDPMLTPEERHLSKMQNHGYENPTYKYLEQMQI from the exons GCGCTCGCAGCCAATGCTGGGACAGGGTTTGCGGTGGCAGAGCCTCAAATTGCCATGTTCTGCGGGAAGCTAAATATGCATGTGAATATCCAGACTGGGAAATGGGAACCTGACACTTCCGGGACCAAGAGCTGCtttggaagaaaggaagagattcTGCAGTACTGCCAGGAG ATGTATCCAGACCTTCAGATTACGAACGTCGTGGAAGCCAATCAACCTGTCAGCATCGACAGCTGGTGcaagagagggaagaaacagTGCAAGGACCACACTCACATTGTCGTGCCCTACAAGTGCCTGG tgggTGAGTTTGTAAGCGATGTCCTGCTGGTTCCAGAGGAGTGCCGATTCTTCCACAAGGAGCGGATGGATGTGTGTGAAAGCCATCAGCACTGGCACACTGTGGCAAAAGAG GCCTGTCTGACAGAAGGGATGATCCTGCACAGTTACGGCATGCTGCTGCCCTGTGGAGTAGACCAGTTCCACGGAACAGAGTATGTCTGTTGTCCTCAGACAAAGGTGGTGGATGAGGCTCTGTCCAAAGAGGAAGAGGACGAAGACGAGGATGAAGACTATGACCTTTATAAAAG TGAGTTCCCTACAGAGGCAGGTGTAGAAGACTTCACAGGAACAGCTgtggaggaagatgaggatgaagatgatgaaggggaagaggaggaggacgtggTGGAAGACCGTGATTACTATTACGATAGCTACAAAGTTGACGATTACAACGAAGAGACCCCCACAGAGCCTAGCAACGACAAGGCTGTTTCCGAAAAAGAAGTCGGCAGCGACATGAAAT CTGTCTGCTCCCAGGAGGCCATGACAGGGCCCTGCCGGGCTGTGATGCCTCGTTGGTACTTCGACCCTAACAAGAGAAAATGCATTCGCTTTATATATGGAGGCTGCGGAGGCAACAGGAACAATTTTGAGTCAGAGGAGTATTGTATGGCTGTGTGTAAAAAGATGA TGCCAACTGATGATGTGGATGTCTACTTTGAAACCCCAGCTGATGACAACGAACATGCCCGCTTCCAGAAGGCGAAGGAGCAGCTGGAGGTCAGACACCACAACCGCATGGACCGG GTGAAAAAGGAATGGGAGGAAGCAGAACACCAAGCCGTAAATCTCCCCAAGGCAGAAAGGCAGACTCTCATTCAG CATTTCCAGGCAATGGTGAAATctctggagaaagaagcagcaagtgagaagcagcagcttgtgGAAACTCACCTGGCTCGTGTGGAAGCCATGTTGAATGACCGCCGTCGGATCGCTCTGGAGaactacctggctgccctgcaggCCGACCCGCCGCGG CCCCACCGCATCCTGCAAGCTCTGAAGCGCTATGTTCGTGCTGAGAACAAGGACCGTCTGCACACCATCCGCCATTACCAGCACGTCCTGGCAGTTGACCCAGAAAAGGCTGCACAGATGAAATCTCAG GTGATGACACATCTCCATGTGATTGAGGAGCGGATGAATCAAAGCTTGTCTCTGCTCTACAAGGTGCCATATGTGGCTGAAGAAATCCAGGACGAGATTG ATGAGCTGCTTCAGGAGCAACGTGCGGACATGGATCAGTTCACATCCTCCATTTCTGAATCCCAGGTGGATGTCAGAGTGAGCTCTGAGGAGAGCGAAGAAATTCCCCTGGAGGGCAAACCTTTCCGTCCGTTCCAGGTGAAAACCTTCCCAGCCTTGCCTGAAAGCGAAG GTTCTGGCATGACTGAGTTGGACGGCCTGATCGGCGCTGAAGAAAAAGTGATTAACAGCAAGAACAAAGTGGATGAAAAT GTAATTGATGAAACCCTTGATGTGAAGGAAATGATTTTCAATGCGGAGCGTGTCGGTGGGCTGGTGGATGAGCCG GATAATGACAACTCCCTTCGCGATGACTTCAGTTTCAGCAGCAGCGCCCTTATTGGTCTGTTGGTGATTGCTGTTGCCATAGCTACTGTTATAGTCATCAGCTTGGTGATGCTGAGGAAGAGGCAGTATGGGACCATCAGCCATGGAATTGTGGAG GTTGACCCGATGCTTACCCCAGAAGAGCGGCATCTGAGCAAGATGCAAAACCACGGCTACGAGAACCCCACTTACAAATACCTGGAGCAGATGCAGATATAA
- the APLP2 gene encoding amyloid beta precursor like protein 2 isoform X4 translates to MGSALRFPLLLLLGLAGPAATLAGYIEALAANAGTGFAVAEPQIAMFCGKLNMHVNIQTGKWEPDTSGTKSCFGRKEEILQYCQEMYPDLQITNVVEANQPVSIDSWCKRGKKQCKDHTHIVVPYKCLVGEFVSDVLLVPEECRFFHKERMDVCESHQHWHTVAKEACLTEGMILHSYGMLLPCGVDQFHGTEYVCCPQTKVVDEALSKEEEDEDEDEDYDLYKSEFPTEAGVEDFTGTAVEEDEDEDDEGEEEEDVVEDRDYYYDSYKVDDYNEETPTEPSNDKAVSEKEVGSDMKLPTDDVDVYFETPADDNEHARFQKAKEQLEVRHHNRMDRVKKEWEEAEHQAVNLPKAERQTLIQHFQAMVKSLEKEAASEKQQLVETHLARVEAMLNDRRRIALENYLAALQADPPRPHRILQALKRYVRAENKDRLHTIRHYQHVLAVDPEKAAQMKSQVMTHLHVIEERMNQSLSLLYKVPYVAEEIQDEIDELLQEQRADMDQFTSSISESQVDVRVSSEESEEIPLEGKPFRPFQVKTFPALPESEDPQPDLYHPMKKGSGMTELDGLIGAEEKVINSKNKVDENVVIDETLDVKEMIFNAERVGGLVDEPDNDNSLRDDFSFSSSALIGLLVIAVAIATVIVISLVMLRKRQYGTISHGIVEVDPMLTPEERHLSKMQNHGYENPTYKYLEQMQI, encoded by the exons GCGCTCGCAGCCAATGCTGGGACAGGGTTTGCGGTGGCAGAGCCTCAAATTGCCATGTTCTGCGGGAAGCTAAATATGCATGTGAATATCCAGACTGGGAAATGGGAACCTGACACTTCCGGGACCAAGAGCTGCtttggaagaaaggaagagattcTGCAGTACTGCCAGGAG ATGTATCCAGACCTTCAGATTACGAACGTCGTGGAAGCCAATCAACCTGTCAGCATCGACAGCTGGTGcaagagagggaagaaacagTGCAAGGACCACACTCACATTGTCGTGCCCTACAAGTGCCTGG tgggTGAGTTTGTAAGCGATGTCCTGCTGGTTCCAGAGGAGTGCCGATTCTTCCACAAGGAGCGGATGGATGTGTGTGAAAGCCATCAGCACTGGCACACTGTGGCAAAAGAG GCCTGTCTGACAGAAGGGATGATCCTGCACAGTTACGGCATGCTGCTGCCCTGTGGAGTAGACCAGTTCCACGGAACAGAGTATGTCTGTTGTCCTCAGACAAAGGTGGTGGATGAGGCTCTGTCCAAAGAGGAAGAGGACGAAGACGAGGATGAAGACTATGACCTTTATAAAAG TGAGTTCCCTACAGAGGCAGGTGTAGAAGACTTCACAGGAACAGCTgtggaggaagatgaggatgaagatgatgaaggggaagaggaggaggacgtggTGGAAGACCGTGATTACTATTACGATAGCTACAAAGTTGACGATTACAACGAAGAGACCCCCACAGAGCCTAGCAACGACAAGGCTGTTTCCGAAAAAGAAGTCGGCAGCGACATGAAAT TGCCAACTGATGATGTGGATGTCTACTTTGAAACCCCAGCTGATGACAACGAACATGCCCGCTTCCAGAAGGCGAAGGAGCAGCTGGAGGTCAGACACCACAACCGCATGGACCGG GTGAAAAAGGAATGGGAGGAAGCAGAACACCAAGCCGTAAATCTCCCCAAGGCAGAAAGGCAGACTCTCATTCAG CATTTCCAGGCAATGGTGAAATctctggagaaagaagcagcaagtgagaagcagcagcttgtgGAAACTCACCTGGCTCGTGTGGAAGCCATGTTGAATGACCGCCGTCGGATCGCTCTGGAGaactacctggctgccctgcaggCCGACCCGCCGCGG CCCCACCGCATCCTGCAAGCTCTGAAGCGCTATGTTCGTGCTGAGAACAAGGACCGTCTGCACACCATCCGCCATTACCAGCACGTCCTGGCAGTTGACCCAGAAAAGGCTGCACAGATGAAATCTCAG GTGATGACACATCTCCATGTGATTGAGGAGCGGATGAATCAAAGCTTGTCTCTGCTCTACAAGGTGCCATATGTGGCTGAAGAAATCCAGGACGAGATTG ATGAGCTGCTTCAGGAGCAACGTGCGGACATGGATCAGTTCACATCCTCCATTTCTGAATCCCAGGTGGATGTCAGAGTGAGCTCTGAGGAGAGCGAAGAAATTCCCCTGGAGGGCAAACCTTTCCGTCCGTTCCAGGTGAAAACCTTCCCAGCCTTGCCTGAAAGCGAAG ATCCTCAGCCGGATTTGTACCATCCAATGAAAAAAG GTTCTGGCATGACTGAGTTGGACGGCCTGATCGGCGCTGAAGAAAAAGTGATTAACAGCAAGAACAAAGTGGATGAAAATGTG GTAATTGATGAAACCCTTGATGTGAAGGAAATGATTTTCAATGCGGAGCGTGTCGGTGGGCTGGTGGATGAGCCG GATAATGACAACTCCCTTCGCGATGACTTCAGTTTCAGCAGCAGCGCCCTTATTGGTCTGTTGGTGATTGCTGTTGCCATAGCTACTGTTATAGTCATCAGCTTGGTGATGCTGAGGAAGAGGCAGTATGGGACCATCAGCCATGGAATTGTGGAG GTTGACCCGATGCTTACCCCAGAAGAGCGGCATCTGAGCAAGATGCAAAACCACGGCTACGAGAACCCCACTTACAAATACCTGGAGCAGATGCAGATATAA